AGCTCGGCATAGGCGAACAGGCAAAACGGCGCGGCTGAATTGAGCACGCCGACCACGGCGAGCGGCCACGCACGCTGCCTGAGCGTATCGATCGACGCACGCAACGGCCGCCGGATAATCAGTACGACGACGAGAAACAATGCACCGATGCCGACGCGCAGCGCCATCAACGGCGCCACGCCGAAATCGGCCACGCCGATGCGAATAAACAGAAACGATGCGCCCCATAGCGCGGCGAGGATCGACAGTTGAACGATATTGACTGGAGTCATGGGCGGGACGTCGCGCGCAGTTGAGTCGAGACGCGCACGCATGGTATCACCGGCTGTAAGCGCGACGGTTCACGACGCAATGAAATAGCAAGAAACAGGAAGGGGAATGGAAGTAAATGACGCGCACTGCGCGCGGCACGGCGCATATGAAAGCGGGCGGCGCTTTGGCGGCGCCGCCCGTCAGGCGATCACTTCGGACAACCGCGCGCGGGGCGCGGTCTGCTGCGATCAATCGATCAATCGATCCAATCGATCAATGCGGAATCATCCCTTGCAGGTAATTCTGCTGCAGCCAGACAAGAATGCCGAGCACGATCGTGAGGACGATGGAGTGCTTGAAGGTCTTCGCGAAGACGACGCCTTCCTTGCCTTTCAGTTCCGTTGTCGCGACACCGGTCGAGATGTTTTGCGGCGAAATCATCTTGCCCATCACGCCGCCCGACGAGTTGGTCGCGGCCATCAGCACCGGATGCAGCCCCAGCTGATTGGCGGCGACGACCTGCAGGTTGCCGAACAGCGCATTGCCTGACGTATCGCTGCCCGACAGGAACACCGCGACCCAGCCGAGGAACGCCGACACGAGCGGGAAGAACGCGCCGACCGACGCAACGCCGAGACCCAGCGTGTAGTTGAGGCCCGAGTAGTTCATCAGATACGCGAGACCGACGATCGTCGCGACCGTGAAGATCGCGATGCGCGTCTGCACCCACGTGTCGACGACTGCGCGGCCGAACTCCGACGGCTTCAGGCCGACGACGAACGACGTGATGATCGCCGCGACGAGAATCGCGGTGCCGGTCGCGAGCGGCTGGAAGTCCCAGATGGCGCCATACGGCTGGTTATACAGCGTGATGTAGACCGCCTTGTCGAGACCCGGCCACGGCACCTTGACGTCGCCGATCAGGAAGACCTTCGCGACGGTCCAGATGATCACGACGGCCGAGACGATCAGCCACGGATACCAGCCCTGAATGCCGCTGATCTCGCTGCGCACTTCGCTCGCGCGATCGACGTTGATCGCGAATTCCGGATCGGGCGCGGGGCGCCAGACACGCAGAAAGAGGATCGTGATGACGAGCGACACGAGCGACGACAACACGTCGGTCAGGCTGTAGTTGATGTAGTTCGACGTGACGAACTGCGTCAGCGCAAAGCTGCCACCGGCCACCAGCAGCACCGGCCAGATCGCGGCCATCTTGCGGAAGCCCGCATACACGGCCATCACATAGAACGGCAGCAGAAACGCGAAGAACGGCAACTGACGGCCGACCATCTTGCCGAGCGTATCGGCAGGCAGGTGCGTGACTGCGCCGAGCACCGTGATCGGTACGCCGAGCGCGCCGAAGGCGACGGGCGCGGTGTTGAAGATCAGCGTGAAGGTCAGCGCTTCGAGCGTCGGGAAGCCCATCATGATGAGCAGCGAGCTGGTGATCGCGATCGGCGTGCCGAAGCCCGAGATGCCTTCGAGCAGCGCGCCGAACGAGAAGCCGATCACGACGAGCACGATGCGCCGGTCGTTGGGCAGGTGATCGATCATCCACATCCGGAAAGCCGCGAAGCGGCCCGAGCGCACCGCGATGTTGTACAGCAGGATCGCGGTGACCACGATCCACATCACGGGCCAGACGGCGAACACGGCGCCCGCGACGACAGAATTGATCGCGAGCCCGACCGGAAACTGCCACACGAAGATCGCGACCACGAGGCCGACGATCAGGCCCGCGAGCGAGGCTTGCCATGCGGGGCGGCGAGCCCAGCCGAGCAGGATGAGTACGACGATGATGGGTAGAGCGGCAACGATGAACGACGGGAACAGCGAATTACCAATAGGCGTCAACAGCTGGTGAAACATCACGTCTCCTTCTTTGTTGTTCGACTCGACATGGCTCTGGCTTTACCGCGCATCGCATGGCGAATCGAGGGCGAGCAGTACGGATGAAGATGGCGCCGCGCGAACGCGGTTCCCCTTTTTTAAGCAGGCGTAGCAGTGGCAACCGCAAGGATAGAGCGCGCGCGAATGCAGTCAATAGGGAAACAACCTCGAAACGCGCGTCGACCTCGCGAAGTTCGCCAGAAGAGGTCAACACTTCACGTCGACCACTATTCCTTCGTAATGAAAATGAATGGTTAACGCGGGGCATTTGGAAGGGTGCGTGCCGTGCCGCCAGCATCGGCTAGTGATGATGGCCATAGTGACCATAGTGGCCGTAATGACCGTAGAAGCCGAAGTTGAGCGACACGCCCGGTCCCCACCAGCCTGGGCCGCCGTAGCCGTACGGCGGATAGTATGCGGGATAAGCAGGATAAACGGGATAGTAGGCGGGTGCAGCCACGACGGGCGCGGGCGCATACGCAGGCGCATAAGCTGCAGCGGGCGGTGCCGCTTGCGGGGCCTCTTGTGCGTTCGGATCGAACTGCGAACTGGCCGCCTGGTCGTCGGGGCCGGCAGGTGCAGCGTATGGGTGATTTGATTGGTCGCCTTGCGCGACGTCCGGTGCGCCTTGCGCCGGCTCTTGCGTTGCATAAGGAGCAGGATAGGGCGCTGCGCCGTAATAACCGTATGGATAGGGGCCGACGTAATAGCAGCCCGATAAGACCGATAAGCCGAAGGCGATAGCAGTGGCGCCGCTCACGCGAGCCGCGGCGGATGAGTGGTTCATGACGTGCTCCTGATACGGCCTCGCGACGCCATGCCGCCATGGCGCGCGTTCGAACGATGCGAGGAGCTTACGCCAGCGATGCAACGCGCGCGTTGCAAAGCGGTTACCGCATATTTCACAGCGTTGCAAAACATCGCGACGCGTCACTTGACGCGTCACTCGCTTCGCACGCTCGCGCAGCGGATTGCGGACCTGCTGGTGGACCGTTGTCGCCGATGTTTACAGGTTACTTGCCCACTTCGTGACCGATCAGGCCGCCAGCCGCAGCACCGCCGACCGTCGACAGACCCGTGCCGCCGATAGCCGCGCCGGCCGCCGCGCCGACACCGGCGCCGACCGCGGTATCGCGACCCTGGCGCGACATGCCGCCGCACGCCGACAGCCCCGCGACGAAAACCGCGATCACCGTACACGCTCCGATTCGCTGCAACGCTTTCATGATCTCTCTCCTTATTCTTGAGCGGGCCGGCTACGAGCCTTCCGTAGCGCTTCAACCCTTACGCATCATGGTATCGCCGCGCGCGGTTTCGATTTGTATGGGCTTGTCAGCAAAGTGTCCGTTCGGTAATCAAATGTTTCGTTGCGGCCCGAATCTTGCAGCGATCCCGAAGCCGGGCCGCATCGGACGCAAAAAACCCGCGCGTGCGCAAAGCACGGCGGGCTTGGCTTCACGCGCATCAGGCAAAGTTTGCGTGATGCGCGAGCGTGATGGCTTACGAGAAGGCGCTTTTACTGCCGCCGATAAATCTCGGCGCCGCTCTTCACGAATTCGACGGCCTTCACTTCCATGCCTTTGCGCAGCGCTTCGTCGTCGCTGACCCCCTGTTGCGCGGCGAACTCGCGCACGTCCTGCGTGATTTTCATCGAGCAGAAGTGAGGGCCGCACATCGAACAGAAGTGCGCGACTTTAGCGGAGTCTTTCGGCAAGGTTTCATCGTGGAATTCGCGCGCCTTGTCCGGATCGAGACCGAGGTTGAACTGATCTTCCCAGCGGAATTCGAAGCGCGCCTTCGAAAGCGCGTTGTCGCGCACCTGCGCGCCCGGATGGCCTTTTGCCAGATCGGCTGCGTGCGCCGCGAGCTTGTACGTGATGATGCCTTCCTTCACGTCGTCCTTGTTCGGCAGGCCCAGGTGTTCCTTCGGCGTGACGTAGCACAGCATCGCGGTGCCGAACCAGCCGATCATCGCCGCGCCGATGCCAGACGTGATGTGGTCGTAGCCCGGTGCGATATCGGTCGTGAGCGGTCCGAGCGTGTAGAACGGCGCTTCCTTGCACCAGTCGAGCTGCAGGTCCATGTTCTCCTTGATCAGCTGCATCGGCACATGGCCCGGACCTTCGATCATCGTCTGCACGTCGTGCTTCCACGCGATCTGCGTGAGTTCGCCGAGCGTCTTCAGCTCGCCGAGCTGGGCTTCGTCGTTCGCGTCGTAGATCGAGCCGGGGCGCAGGCCGTCGCCGAGCGAGAAGCTCACGTCGTACGCTTTCATGATTTCGCAGATGTCCTCGAAGTGCTCATAGAGGAACGACTCGCGATGATGCGCAAGGCACCACTTCGCCATGATCGAGCCGCCGCGCGACACGATGCCGGTCATGCGGTTCGCCGTGAGCGGCACGTATTGCAGGCGCACGCCCGCATGAATCGTGAAGTAGTCGACGCCCTGTTCGGCCTGCTCGATCAGCGTGTCGCGGAAGATTTCCCACGTCAGGTCCTCGGCCTTGCCGTTGACCTTCTCGAGCGCCTGGTAGATCGGCACCGTGCCGATCGGCACCGGGCTATTGCGGATGATCCATTCGCGCGTCTCATGAATGTGCTTGCCGGTCGACAGATCCATGACCGTGTCGCCGCCCCAGCGGATCGCCCACGTCATCTTGTCGACTTCCTCGCCGATCGACGAGGTGACAGCCGAATTGCCGATATTCGCGTTGACCTTCACGAGGAAGTTGCGGCCGATGATCATCGGCTCGCTTTCCGGGTGATTGATGTTGGCCGGAATGATCGCGCGGCCGCGCGCGACTTCTTCGCGCACGAACTCGGGCGTGATTTCATTCAGTGCATTCGCGCCGGACGCCGCTGCGCCGAATGCCGCCGCGCCGAACGCCTGGCCCGGATGCTGGCGGCCCATCATGTCGGCCAGCTTCGCGCCGGTCGGGCCGCTCGTACGCAGGCTCTCGATATATTCGGCGCGCCGCTGGTTCTCGCGAATCGCGATGTATTCCATCTCGGGCGTGACAATGCCTTTCCTTGCATAGTGCATTTGCGACACGTTCGCGCCGGCCGCCGCGCGGCGCGGCGTGCGGTGCAGCCCCGGGAAGCGCAGTTGCGCGGTGGCCGGGTCGGCTGCGCGCTCGCGGCCGTAATCGCTCGACAGACCGTCGAGCGACACGGTGTCGCCGCGCGCTTCGATCCAGCGCTGGCGCAGCGCAGGCAGGCCCGCGCGGATGTCGATGCGCGCGTCGGGGTCCGTGTACGGGCCCGACGTGTCGTAGACGTAGATCGGCGGATTCTTCTCGCCGCCGAAGCCGGTCGGCGTGTCGGCTTGCGTAATTTCGCGCATCGGCACGCGAATATCGGGCTGCGACCCGGTGACGTAGACCTTGCGCGAATTCGGCAGCGGCTCGACGGCAGCTGCATCGACATGCGCTTCGGCGGAAATGAATTTCGGGTTGGCGTTCACGTGGCTCTCCTGTGGCGGACCGCTTCTGGTTGCGCTACACGGGAGACGAGAGGAAGTGGGACGGGTTCGCGAGAGGCTTGCAACTGAGGGGCGAAACCCGAACGCTTCCCTGCGCTGGCATTATCCAGATCAGGTTCAAAGGGTATTTCTCACCCACGCTACGCGATATTGTCTGCGGAACCGGTTAGCGATGCGCTTACTGGGCACTTACTGCGCGATTCACCCGAACAGTTCGCCCCAACAATCAGGCCGGATTCAGCGGACAACGATGCGTAACGCAGGACCCCCGCGTTAGCAGCGGACAAGATA
The nucleotide sequence above comes from Paraburkholderia sp. SOS3. Encoded proteins:
- a CDS encoding L-lactate permease; this translates as MFHQLLTPIGNSLFPSFIVAALPIIVVLILLGWARRPAWQASLAGLIVGLVVAIFVWQFPVGLAINSVVAGAVFAVWPVMWIVVTAILLYNIAVRSGRFAAFRMWMIDHLPNDRRIVLVVIGFSFGALLEGISGFGTPIAITSSLLIMMGFPTLEALTFTLIFNTAPVAFGALGVPITVLGAVTHLPADTLGKMVGRQLPFFAFLLPFYVMAVYAGFRKMAAIWPVLLVAGGSFALTQFVTSNYINYSLTDVLSSLVSLVITILFLRVWRPAPDPEFAINVDRASEVRSEISGIQGWYPWLIVSAVVIIWTVAKVFLIGDVKVPWPGLDKAVYITLYNQPYGAIWDFQPLATGTAILVAAIITSFVVGLKPSEFGRAVVDTWVQTRIAIFTVATIVGLAYLMNYSGLNYTLGLGVASVGAFFPLVSAFLGWVAVFLSGSDTSGNALFGNLQVVAANQLGLHPVLMAATNSSGGVMGKMISPQNISTGVATTELKGKEGVVFAKTFKHSIVLTIVLGILVWLQQNYLQGMIPH
- a CDS encoding glycine zipper 2TM domain-containing protein, whose product is MKALQRIGACTVIAVFVAGLSACGGMSRQGRDTAVGAGVGAAAGAAIGGTGLSTVGGAAAGGLIGHEVGK
- the thiC gene encoding phosphomethylpyrimidine synthase ThiC, whose amino-acid sequence is MNANPKFISAEAHVDAAAVEPLPNSRKVYVTGSQPDIRVPMREITQADTPTGFGGEKNPPIYVYDTSGPYTDPDARIDIRAGLPALRQRWIEARGDTVSLDGLSSDYGRERAADPATAQLRFPGLHRTPRRAAAGANVSQMHYARKGIVTPEMEYIAIRENQRRAEYIESLRTSGPTGAKLADMMGRQHPGQAFGAAAFGAAASGANALNEITPEFVREEVARGRAIIPANINHPESEPMIIGRNFLVKVNANIGNSAVTSSIGEEVDKMTWAIRWGGDTVMDLSTGKHIHETREWIIRNSPVPIGTVPIYQALEKVNGKAEDLTWEIFRDTLIEQAEQGVDYFTIHAGVRLQYVPLTANRMTGIVSRGGSIMAKWCLAHHRESFLYEHFEDICEIMKAYDVSFSLGDGLRPGSIYDANDEAQLGELKTLGELTQIAWKHDVQTMIEGPGHVPMQLIKENMDLQLDWCKEAPFYTLGPLTTDIAPGYDHITSGIGAAMIGWFGTAMLCYVTPKEHLGLPNKDDVKEGIITYKLAAHAADLAKGHPGAQVRDNALSKARFEFRWEDQFNLGLDPDKAREFHDETLPKDSAKVAHFCSMCGPHFCSMKITQDVREFAAQQGVSDDEALRKGMEVKAVEFVKSGAEIYRRQ